From Acidothermus cellulolyticus 11B, a single genomic window includes:
- a CDS encoding HNH endonuclease, protein MGLSSHALVLNATYEPIGVVSGRRALLLVLAAKAVALEPGEQVWHSASVAVPVPAVVRLTRFVKVPYRATVPLTRRGVFLRDGGRCVYCDAPATSLDHVVPRSRGGAHVWENVVSCCRRCNHIKGDRTVAELGWRLRRPPRAPSGIAWRILGTGRSDPRWIPYLDGLGIDSSVFGRFLGVEQSASA, encoded by the coding sequence GTGGGGTTGAGTAGCCACGCCCTGGTCCTCAATGCGACCTACGAGCCGATCGGCGTCGTATCCGGCCGCCGGGCGTTGCTGCTCGTCCTTGCCGCCAAGGCGGTGGCGCTCGAACCCGGCGAGCAGGTCTGGCACAGCGCGAGCGTGGCGGTTCCGGTTCCCGCGGTCGTCCGGTTGACGCGCTTCGTAAAAGTCCCGTACCGGGCAACCGTTCCGTTGACCCGCCGGGGTGTTTTCCTTCGGGACGGCGGCCGCTGCGTCTACTGCGATGCGCCTGCGACCAGCCTCGACCATGTCGTGCCACGAAGCCGCGGGGGCGCGCACGTGTGGGAGAACGTCGTCTCGTGCTGCCGGCGGTGCAACCACATCAAAGGCGATCGGACGGTTGCGGAATTGGGGTGGCGGCTGCGACGTCCGCCTCGTGCGCCCAGCGGTATTGCCTGGCGGATTCTCGGCACCGGCCGCAGCGATCCCCGCTGGATTCCCTACCTCGACGGGCTTGGTATCGACAGCTCGGTGTTCGGCCGGTTCCTCGGGGTTGAGCAGTCCGCAAGCGCATGA
- a CDS encoding DUF5130 family protein: MPGGESGGIVALSARGGVASPPRSGPLTPREADVIRQALAAAREETGLWFSAFIGPLGGDVRREARRLHAALGERAEHAVLVVIEPEARAVEIVTGRAARRRLDDQAAALAAVSMATMLGGGDLVGALVQGLRMLAEAAARPPVPGQAQR; this comes from the coding sequence GTGCCCGGTGGTGAATCGGGCGGCATCGTCGCCCTGTCGGCCCGTGGCGGCGTCGCGTCGCCACCCCGGAGCGGGCCGCTCACCCCGCGGGAAGCTGACGTCATCCGGCAGGCCCTGGCGGCTGCCCGGGAGGAGACGGGCCTGTGGTTCTCGGCGTTCATCGGGCCGCTCGGCGGCGACGTACGGCGTGAAGCGCGGCGGCTCCACGCGGCGCTTGGCGAGCGTGCCGAGCATGCGGTGCTCGTCGTCATTGAGCCGGAGGCCCGGGCAGTCGAAATCGTGACCGGGCGTGCCGCGCGGCGTCGTCTTGACGACCAGGCAGCTGCCCTTGCTGCGGTTTCGATGGCGACCATGCTCGGCGGTGGTGATCTGGTCGGCGCTCTTGTGCAAGGGTTGCGGATGCTCGCGGAAGCCGCCGCTCGGCCACCCGTTCCGGGGCAGGCGCAGCGATGA
- a CDS encoding PP2C family protein-serine/threonine phosphatase — protein sequence MTLTPIRSPFVSIKGAVAAADRSRVGRSRPLSRRGLRRRTIRIALRRSSVLEPRIARFWLGALIVGLGILSPILGVAWLPAAVFVVPLLGSALLLPRRSVIAMVALTLAALGYDVGRLGMRTLRPGELVVVGLVAVVAYQLAATRERLGVQGLRGEAMLVDLRDRLRRLGELPALPAGWHAEASVRSAGPTSFGGDFLVAALTGDGSRLEVVLVDVSGKGVDAATRALSLAGAFGGLLGAVAPDRFLSAANAYLLRQSWPEGFATAVHLALDVHTGAYTVRSAGHPPAVHFRSGSGTWQLADAAGAILGVLPGPEFAPVHGTLEPGDAILLYTDGLVETPEREISVGIDKLLGEAERLVTRGFRGGTEWLLETVAPAGSDDQALIIIWRD from the coding sequence GTGACGTTGACCCCGATACGCTCGCCCTTCGTGAGTATCAAGGGTGCAGTGGCCGCGGCTGACCGGTCTCGCGTCGGCCGATCCCGGCCACTGTCCCGGCGGGGTTTGCGGCGCCGTACGATCCGCATCGCCCTGCGCCGCAGCTCCGTACTCGAACCGCGGATCGCGCGGTTCTGGCTCGGTGCGCTGATCGTCGGACTGGGGATTCTGTCACCGATCCTCGGCGTGGCCTGGCTGCCGGCGGCGGTGTTTGTCGTGCCATTGCTGGGCTCGGCGCTGCTGTTGCCTCGGCGCAGTGTCATCGCGATGGTGGCGCTGACGCTCGCCGCCCTCGGCTATGACGTCGGCCGGCTTGGCATGCGCACGCTGCGGCCGGGGGAGCTCGTGGTCGTCGGTCTGGTGGCGGTCGTCGCCTATCAGCTCGCGGCGACCCGCGAGCGGCTCGGCGTCCAGGGCCTGCGGGGCGAAGCGATGCTCGTCGACCTGCGCGATCGGCTGCGACGGCTCGGGGAGCTGCCCGCGCTGCCGGCGGGCTGGCATGCCGAGGCGTCGGTACGGTCCGCAGGACCGACGTCGTTCGGTGGGGATTTCCTCGTCGCGGCTTTAACCGGTGACGGGAGCCGGCTTGAGGTGGTACTGGTCGACGTGTCCGGCAAAGGGGTGGACGCCGCCACCCGAGCCCTCTCGCTGGCGGGCGCCTTCGGCGGGTTGCTCGGCGCGGTCGCCCCGGACCGGTTTCTCTCGGCAGCGAACGCCTATTTGCTCCGCCAGAGTTGGCCGGAAGGGTTCGCGACCGCGGTTCACCTCGCGCTGGATGTGCACACCGGGGCGTACACCGTGCGGTCGGCGGGTCATCCGCCGGCGGTGCACTTCCGGTCCGGCAGCGGGACCTGGCAGTTGGCCGATGCCGCAGGCGCGATTCTCGGCGTGCTGCCCGGCCCGGAATTTGCGCCGGTGCATGGCACCCTCGAGCCGGGTGACGCGATATTGCTGTACACCGACGGGCTGGTCGAGACCCCGGAGCGGGAGATCAGCGTCGGCATCGACAAGTTGCTCGGCGAGGCGGAGCGGCTGGTCACCCGAGGCTTCCGCGGGGGAACGGAGTGGCTGCTCGAAACCGTCGCCCCAGCGGGCAGCGATGATCAAGCACTCATCATCATCTGGCGTGACTGA
- a CDS encoding ribose-5-phosphate isomerase, translating to MRVYVASDHAGFELKTRLIEWLAEQGYEPVDCGPVVFQPDDDYPPYVIDAARRTAADRDSFGVVIGGSGNGEQIAANKVRGIRAALIWNDETAALARAHNDANVASIGARQHTIRDAIRLVDIFLRTPFSGEPRHARRIGMISEFEATGTPPEVPTVDWR from the coding sequence GTGCGGGTCTACGTTGCCTCGGATCACGCCGGGTTCGAGCTGAAGACACGCCTGATCGAATGGCTCGCTGAGCAGGGCTACGAGCCGGTCGACTGCGGCCCGGTCGTCTTCCAACCGGACGACGACTATCCGCCGTACGTGATCGATGCGGCGCGGCGGACGGCCGCCGACCGGGACAGCTTCGGTGTCGTGATCGGGGGATCCGGCAATGGCGAGCAGATCGCGGCGAACAAGGTCCGGGGCATCCGCGCCGCGTTGATCTGGAATGACGAGACCGCGGCGCTGGCTCGAGCCCACAATGACGCCAACGTGGCAAGCATCGGCGCCCGGCAGCACACCATTCGTGACGCGATCCGGTTGGTGGACATCTTCCTCCGCACCCCGTTCTCCGGGGAACCCCGGCATGCGCGGCGGATCGGCATGATCAGCGAGTTCGAGGCGACCGGCACACCCCCGGAGGTTCCGACAGTCGACTGGCGCTGA
- the malQ gene encoding 4-alpha-glucanotransferase: MGASQASLDPQLAELARSYGIATTFPDWQGRPAEVSRRAVLAVLQALGVDALDPRRIPELLAERRAESLRRFLPSYVVVREGRSAVIPVRLPDGVPAAVSIETEDGGRVALTLRRRDGEAHHVDGRAIVTYDVELPADLPAGYHRVHGAGGEWTAESLVLVSPRKLPVPPDPVTGLMCQLYAVRSTASWGIGDAADLRALAEWAARELGCGFVLVNPLHAPAPTLPMEPSPYFPSSRRFADPLYLRIEDIPEAAGCADADAAALRAENSVDRLIDRDRIWTVKRAALEKAFAVWEDCSTSARRAEFHRFQEEQGAALTNFATWCALAEQYGPKWRNWPPEFRDPAGRAVSEFRAAQHRRVQFYGWLQWLAAGQLAAAHRSARAVGMPLGVVHDLAVGVDPDGADAWAYASVIAPGVTLGAPADMYNQQGQRWNLAAWHPDRLARAGFQPLRDTVRAWLALGGGLRIDHILGFFRQWWIADDAPAADGAYLEMDADALLGVVRIEAARAGAVVIGEDLGVVPAGVRERLRAEDIMGTSVLWFERDRSGRPSPPAHWRRECLATVTTHDLPPTCGYLLGVHVDLRARLGLLARDEAAERAADEADRLDWLRVLAAEGLLDPAILAEITGRQTAAEAQPDAVPAAGAQPDAVPAAGAQPRAVPAREAEPDAVPADFAARLRPHLDAVRAALYGYVGRTPALLRGLYLPDIVGDRRPVNQPGTADAYPNWRVPMADGNGRVVLLDEVFSDPAIRAVAQTLARLLRGGRAT, translated from the coding sequence ATGGGTGCGAGCCAGGCGAGCCTCGACCCGCAGTTGGCCGAGCTTGCGCGCAGCTACGGAATCGCCACCACATTCCCTGACTGGCAGGGCAGACCGGCCGAGGTGAGCCGCCGGGCGGTGCTCGCCGTTCTCCAGGCCCTGGGCGTCGACGCGTTGGATCCGCGGCGGATTCCGGAATTGCTCGCGGAACGGCGTGCCGAGAGCCTGCGGCGGTTCCTGCCGTCGTACGTCGTCGTCCGGGAGGGACGATCCGCGGTGATTCCGGTGCGGCTGCCGGACGGCGTCCCCGCCGCGGTGAGCATCGAGACGGAAGATGGCGGGCGGGTCGCGCTGACCCTCCGTCGGCGGGACGGCGAGGCACACCACGTCGACGGCCGGGCAATTGTGACGTACGACGTGGAGCTCCCCGCGGACCTGCCGGCCGGTTACCACCGGGTGCACGGAGCCGGCGGGGAGTGGACGGCGGAGTCCCTCGTCCTCGTGAGCCCGCGAAAACTTCCTGTCCCACCCGATCCCGTCACCGGCCTGATGTGCCAGTTGTACGCCGTCCGCTCGACCGCGTCGTGGGGCATCGGCGATGCGGCGGACCTTCGCGCCCTGGCGGAATGGGCGGCTCGTGAGCTGGGATGCGGATTCGTGCTCGTCAATCCCCTCCATGCCCCGGCGCCGACGCTGCCAATGGAGCCGTCGCCGTATTTTCCGTCGTCCCGCCGGTTCGCTGACCCGCTCTATCTGCGGATCGAGGACATTCCCGAAGCGGCCGGCTGCGCGGACGCCGATGCCGCGGCGTTGCGGGCGGAGAATTCCGTGGACCGGCTTATCGACCGCGATCGTATCTGGACGGTGAAACGCGCCGCACTGGAGAAAGCCTTTGCGGTCTGGGAAGACTGTTCGACCAGCGCGCGACGCGCCGAATTTCACCGATTCCAGGAGGAACAAGGCGCCGCGCTGACGAATTTCGCGACCTGGTGTGCGCTCGCGGAGCAGTACGGACCGAAATGGCGGAATTGGCCGCCGGAATTTCGGGATCCGGCGGGCCGCGCGGTGTCGGAATTCCGGGCCGCGCAGCACCGTCGGGTGCAGTTTTACGGCTGGTTGCAGTGGCTTGCCGCCGGGCAGTTGGCTGCTGCGCACCGGTCGGCGCGTGCTGTCGGCATGCCGCTCGGCGTCGTCCACGATCTCGCGGTCGGCGTGGACCCGGACGGTGCCGACGCCTGGGCGTACGCGTCGGTGATTGCGCCCGGCGTCACCCTGGGCGCACCCGCGGACATGTACAACCAGCAGGGCCAGCGGTGGAATTTGGCGGCCTGGCATCCGGACCGGTTGGCCCGCGCCGGATTCCAGCCGTTGCGAGACACGGTCCGCGCGTGGTTGGCGCTCGGCGGCGGCCTGCGCATCGACCACATCCTCGGGTTCTTCCGGCAGTGGTGGATCGCCGACGACGCACCCGCCGCTGACGGCGCGTACCTGGAGATGGACGCCGACGCGCTGCTGGGCGTCGTCCGGATCGAGGCGGCCCGCGCTGGAGCTGTGGTGATCGGTGAGGACCTGGGCGTGGTGCCTGCCGGCGTGCGTGAGCGGCTGCGCGCCGAGGACATCATGGGCACGTCCGTGCTGTGGTTCGAGCGGGATCGGTCCGGCCGGCCGAGTCCACCGGCGCACTGGCGGCGGGAGTGCCTGGCGACGGTGACAACCCATGACCTGCCGCCGACCTGCGGCTACCTGCTCGGCGTACACGTCGACCTGCGCGCCCGGTTGGGTCTCCTCGCCCGGGACGAAGCGGCCGAGCGGGCGGCGGACGAGGCGGACCGTCTCGACTGGCTGCGTGTCCTGGCCGCCGAGGGCCTTCTCGACCCGGCGATCCTCGCGGAGATCACTGGCCGGCAGACGGCGGCCGAGGCCCAGCCGGACGCCGTACCCGCAGCCGGGGCCCAGCCGGACGCCGTACCCGCAGCCGGGGCCCAGCCACGCGCCGTACCCGCCCGCGAGGCCGAGCCGGACGCCGTGCCCGCGGACTTCGCGGCACGCCTGCGGCCGCACCTGGATGCCGTCCGCGCCGCGCTCTACGGGTACGTCGGCCGGACACCGGCGCTGCTCCGGGGCCTCTACCTCCCGGACATCGTGGGCGATCGACGTCCGGTGAATCAGCCGGGCACCGCGGACGCGTATCCGAACTGGCGGGTGCCGATGGCGGACGGCAACGGACGGGTCGTCCTCCTCGACGAGGTGTTCAGCGATCCGGCGATCCGCGCGGTGGCTCAAACGCTGGCTCGACTGCTGCGCGGCGGCCGGGCGACATGA
- a CDS encoding aldo/keto reductase, with product MSSSAAAVTMRMGRLGFGGAPIGGLYRDVNATDALAALEEAWRCGVRYFDTAPHYGAGRSELLIGEFLAVKPRAEAVVSTKVGRLLLTDPGRGVDDPAFPTERGVRRVFDFSADGVRRSLDASLQRLRLDSVDIVYLHDPDAHWRQAVDEALPALYPLREAGVLRAIGVGMTQTRLLERFVRETDIDVVLLAGRYSLLDRHAEDGLFPACSDANVPVVVGGVFNGGILADPENSPLYDYRPAPPEIRAKAERLRRICAEFGVPLAAAAVQFPLRHPAVRTVLVGVRNAAEMRTDAELLDMPIPDALWARLDAVGELEAPA from the coding sequence ATGTCCTCGTCGGCCGCCGCAGTGACGATGCGGATGGGTCGCCTCGGTTTCGGCGGCGCGCCGATCGGCGGCCTGTATCGGGACGTCAATGCCACGGACGCGCTCGCCGCCCTCGAGGAGGCATGGCGGTGCGGCGTCCGGTATTTCGATACCGCGCCGCATTACGGCGCCGGACGATCTGAGCTGCTTATCGGCGAATTCCTGGCGGTGAAACCACGTGCCGAGGCCGTCGTCTCCACGAAGGTCGGCCGGCTGCTGCTCACGGATCCCGGGCGCGGGGTGGACGATCCTGCATTCCCGACGGAACGCGGCGTTCGGCGGGTGTTTGACTTCAGCGCGGACGGCGTCCGCCGATCGCTTGACGCGAGCCTCCAGCGGTTGCGGCTCGACTCCGTGGACATCGTGTACCTTCACGACCCGGATGCGCACTGGCGACAAGCGGTCGACGAAGCACTCCCCGCCCTTTACCCACTCCGGGAGGCCGGCGTGCTTCGCGCCATCGGGGTCGGCATGACCCAGACCCGGCTGCTCGAACGGTTCGTCCGGGAGACCGACATCGACGTCGTCCTGCTCGCCGGCCGTTACTCCCTCCTGGATCGGCACGCTGAGGACGGGTTGTTTCCCGCCTGCTCGGACGCGAACGTGCCGGTCGTCGTGGGCGGTGTGTTCAACGGCGGAATTCTTGCCGATCCGGAGAATTCACCGCTGTACGACTACCGTCCCGCGCCGCCGGAAATTCGGGCCAAAGCCGAACGGCTCCGCCGGATATGCGCCGAATTCGGGGTGCCGCTCGCCGCGGCCGCCGTGCAGTTCCCGTTGCGCCACCCGGCGGTGCGCACGGTGCTTGTCGGGGTCCGAAACGCCGCCGAAATGCGCACCGACGCCGAACTGCTCGACATGCCCATCCCTGACGCGCTGTGGGCCCGGCTGGACGCCGTCGGCGAACTGGAGGCGCCGGCATAG
- a CDS encoding amidase: MADLHDLSAFEQAAAIRRGDVSPSELVDHYLARIERWNDTLGAYVTVTAELARSQAAAAERTLRSAEPQSLPPLLGVPIAIKDLTDVAGVRTTLGSAVFADRVPSTDAHVVALLRAAGTVLLGKTNTPEFGLPCYTESDIAPPARSPWDPRYSAGGSSGGSAVAVAAGLAPWAQGNDGGGSVRIPAAVCGLVGLKVSRGRVSNGPGPGDVSGLAWHGPLTRTVRDAALWLDAVAVPMPGDPYWAPPLPGGDSFVAATDREPGRLRIARYATPVIIDEPVDPECLDAYERISTLLVDLGHDVVDVPGPGDPEVVAAFERVWAVLAAATALPRGAEWRVRPLTRWLRDRGRRISGPEYARAVATLHQRTRDIAVAWQQFDAVLTPTLAHPAVEVGALRDDEDPAADFENQKRFTPFTSLANMTGQPAITLPVAVSRAGLPIGVMLTGRAGDEATLLSLAAQIEAVVPWNAGRQPACWS; this comes from the coding sequence GTGGCCGACCTGCACGACCTCTCAGCGTTCGAACAAGCTGCGGCGATTCGCCGGGGTGACGTGTCGCCGTCCGAATTGGTCGATCACTACTTGGCACGGATCGAGCGGTGGAACGACACCCTCGGTGCATATGTGACGGTCACGGCGGAGCTGGCACGTTCGCAAGCCGCGGCTGCGGAGCGAACCCTGCGATCGGCGGAACCGCAGAGCCTGCCGCCGCTCCTGGGGGTGCCGATTGCCATAAAGGACCTCACGGACGTCGCCGGAGTTCGCACGACGTTGGGTTCCGCGGTATTCGCCGACCGGGTGCCGAGTACCGACGCGCACGTCGTCGCATTGCTGCGGGCGGCTGGAACGGTTCTTCTCGGTAAGACCAACACGCCGGAATTCGGGCTGCCCTGCTACACCGAATCGGATATCGCGCCGCCAGCACGTTCCCCGTGGGATCCGCGGTATTCCGCCGGCGGGTCCAGCGGCGGATCAGCCGTCGCCGTGGCGGCCGGACTCGCGCCGTGGGCCCAGGGCAACGACGGCGGCGGATCTGTGCGGATTCCTGCGGCGGTCTGTGGACTCGTGGGGCTGAAAGTGAGTCGCGGCCGGGTGAGCAACGGGCCGGGGCCGGGTGACGTCAGCGGCCTGGCGTGGCACGGCCCGCTGACCCGGACCGTCCGGGACGCGGCGCTCTGGCTGGACGCCGTCGCCGTCCCGATGCCCGGCGACCCGTACTGGGCACCGCCGCTGCCGGGCGGTGACTCCTTTGTCGCAGCGACCGACCGCGAGCCCGGCCGGCTGCGGATCGCCCGGTACGCCACCCCGGTGATCATCGATGAGCCGGTGGACCCGGAGTGCCTCGACGCGTACGAGCGGATCAGCACGCTCCTCGTCGACCTCGGTCACGATGTCGTCGACGTACCGGGGCCCGGTGACCCAGAGGTCGTCGCTGCGTTCGAGCGGGTCTGGGCGGTGCTCGCCGCCGCCACGGCCCTGCCGAGGGGCGCGGAATGGCGGGTGCGGCCGCTCACCCGGTGGCTGCGTGACCGGGGACGGCGGATCAGCGGGCCGGAGTATGCCCGGGCCGTCGCGACGCTGCACCAGCGCACCCGGGACATTGCCGTCGCCTGGCAGCAGTTCGACGCCGTCCTGACACCGACCCTCGCCCATCCGGCGGTCGAGGTCGGGGCGCTGCGCGACGACGAGGATCCGGCGGCTGATTTCGAGAATCAGAAGCGTTTCACGCCGTTCACGTCGCTGGCGAACATGACCGGTCAACCGGCGATCACTTTGCCGGTTGCGGTGAGCCGGGCGGGGCTGCCGATCGGCGTCATGCTCACCGGCCGGGCCGGTGACGAGGCGACCCTGCTCTCCCTGGCCGCACAAATAGAGGCCGTCGTGCCGTGGAACGCCGGGCGGCAGCCGGCGTGCTGGTCGTAA